From the Prochlorococcus marinus str. AS9601 genome, the window CCTTCAATTCTTGATGAGAAAAGAACAGTGAATATTCTTGAATGCATCCAGCTGACTGCCTTCCCCAGCCCAAAGCTTCCTCCTAATCCAGACTCTTTTCCGGTTGAAAAATTCTGCACACAGAGCTTACGGAAATTTCCTTTCTCGTCCCAGTCATCACCTGTCAGCCCATCAGTTCCGTAATCACTGATTTTCAGACAGACAAGATCAGATGATTTCATTGATTCAAGTCCGGCCTTCAGGGTGAGGGCAGTTCCACTTGAACCTTTCACTGATGAAAGATGAGGGATAAGAGTTTCACTGTTGATTGATTTAAGAAATTTCTCTTTTTTCTCTCCCTTCAGCACAATCAGATCAAAAAATATTTTCACTTTTTTATCCTTTCTCTGATCGAGACTGTTCTGACAGATTTCTCTGACAAGTGTTTCCAGCAGTGATCGTTTTCTCTGAGATCCACCTGCTTCAAAAATTTCACTTGCGGCATTACCACCACTGGATCTACCCTGTCCAAGTGATGGAGTACCAATCCATTTCAGTTGTGTCTTTGCTGTTTTCAATTCCCCTTCAGACACTATATAAAGCGTTAATAAATGATAGATGCCACGATCAGATTGTCATCTCAAGGCCAGAGAATTGCAACATTTAGAAGCCATATTCTAAAAATTAATCATAAATTTCTTTACAGGTTTTATACGCTCCATCACCTGCAATAACCCCCCTATGGGGGACTGACTGTTGATTTATATGGAAAGTTGAAAATGGCTGTAGCGCATCAACATTTTTATATCTCTGTGGCCGCTGCATGCACTTATCTCCAGGGCACTCATTCCCGAACGCCACATTCTGCTTATGGCTATATGTCTTAGATCATGAAATCTGAGAGTTTCAAGTCCTGCTTTTTTTCGGGCTTTATCAAATCCATTTCTTGCAGCACCTTTTGAAAGTTCTATAACTTTCCCATCTCTTCCCTGTAATTCCTCAAGGATCTTCTGCGCCTTTTCAGGGAAAGGAACAAGCCTCATTCCGGATGAATTATCTATTGCGGCACAATTCTTTCTATATATATAGAGTAATTTTTTCTTCAGATCTATATTTCTCCAGGTCAGGCTCAAAAGTTCGGAGCGGCGGAAGCCAGTTGTCAGTGCAAGCTTTGTGAGTCTCAGATGATTTTGGTTGGACATCTGCGACAGTTCAAACAGGAGTCTTTTTTCATCTTCATTCGTTAAAAAAGGAGCTCTTGCATCTCCTGTCCCTCTCACTCTCAGTTGCCTTGCGGGGTTATCTTTTATTTCCGCTCCTCTTTCATCTCTTGCCCAGTCAATCAATACTCTTAATATCCTCAGTTCCCGCATAACTGTATTCGGTTTCACCTTCAGTAATCGTTCATCTCTCCAGACTGCAAAATGCTTAATCTGCAGATCACTTAGTGGAATATCTCCCAGCCAGCTTTCTGCAGTAACCCTGAGAGGATATTTTTCATTCTCCGCACTGCGGTGCAGAAGTAATGGACCATTTATATAGTCATTGATTGCCTCTCCCAGGGTGACGGGAGTGTCATTTAAAACCTTTTTTGTTCTCTCTTCGACTGCATCTGCCCAGGATTCAGCCAGATCTCTGGAAAGAAAATTTCTGGACCTCGGGCCTACATAATTCTTCCTTCTGATAAGGACCTGCCAGCCGCTGCCGCTTCTTCTGATTGTTGCCATTTCGGTGCCATCGTTTGTGTGATGCACCTCCAGATATCCGCCTTTAAAACAGAAAAGTGGACCCGAAAACGGACGTCCACTTCTGAATAATTTTTTTGTGCGATAGTGGTAATCTCACTGATACCAAGCTATCCCGCGAGTGCCCTCGTCGGGACTTGAACCCGAGACCTCTCCCTTACCAAGGGAGTGCTCTACCGCTGAGCTACAAGGGCAATTTTAAAGTGGGCCGGGTTGGATTTGAACCAACGTAGGCAGAGCCAGCGGATTTACAGTCCGCCCCCTTTAACCACTCGGGCACCGACCCCCACTATTTGAACTTATCAGTTAATGGACACTTTGTGTGAAATTGTTTTGGTTTTTTTGTTTCTTTCTAGATAGCATTTGTAAAGAAAAGACTTTATTGATGATGAATATTTTATTGATAAATGGACCAAATCTAAATCTTTTGGGAACTAGAGAACCTGAAATATATGGTAATAAAACATTGAGTGATATAGAAAAAGATTTAACTAAAGTTGCTAAAGAAAAAAGTATTAATCTTGAATGTTTTCAAAGTAATTATGAAGGAGAAATAGTAGATAAAATTCAGGAGTCTGTAAAAAGTATCCAAGGTATTCTTATAAATGCTGGTGCTTTTACTCATACTTCGATTTCTATTCGTGATGCTTTAGTTGGATCAAAAATTCCGTTTGTGGAGTTACATATTTCAAATATTTTTAGTAGAGAAGATTTTCGTAAAGAATCTTTTCTTACAGATAAAGCTATAGGAATTATTAGTGGATTTGGGATATCAAGTTATTCCTTAGCTCTTGAAGGAATCATTGGATATTTAAGTAGTAAAGATTAAATGCTAGTCGATTTTAAAAGGCCTATTTCTCATATTAAATATTTAAAGTCATTTACCTCGGATGAATGGATCAAACTCGCATTATCTAATCCAATAGAAGTTCTTATTGATCATGCTCATTGTGAAAGAAAAGCAGCAGGAGTAGCTATTCAATTGATGTTTAGATATCCATCAGAACCAAATCTGGCAGAAGTTCTTAGTCCAATAGCGAGAGAGGAATTAGAGCATTTTGAAAAAATACTTTATTTTTTAAAGGATCTTGGATATTCTCTTGAGTCCTTAAAACCGCCTCCATATGGAGCTGAATTGTCCAAGAATATAAGAAAGGAAGAGCCCAATAGAATGCTTGATAGTTTCTTAATAGCAGGACTTATTGAAGCAAGAAGTCATGAAAGATTAAGTTTGCTTGCGCTGAATTCTGAAGATAAATCGTTTAAATCCCTTTATGAGTCTCTGCTTGAGAGTGAGGCAAGACATTTTGGAGTTTACTGGAAACTAGCGCAAACTAAATTCTCTAAAAATCAAACTTTCAAAAGGTTAGAGGAATTGTCTGAAATTGAGGCATCAATACTAGCTGAAACTTACTTATTGCCAAGGGTACATAGCTAAAGTTAATAAAATAAAAATGATTATAAACAAGTTCTTAAGCTTACTTAATCGATATAAAACTGATTTACCAACATTCACCATCGTTGGTGTAGGCCCTGGAGATCCATCGCTTTTAACAATTGCTGCTGTGGATGCAATAAAAAAAGCGAAAGTTATAGTTTTCCCAATATCAGATGATAATAAAAAGAGTTTCGCTGCGGAAATAGTCAAGAAATACACTAAATTTAAAAAAAATATTCCTATCCTCTTCCCAATGGCTAGGAAGGATTTTGATCCAGATGAAATATGGTCTAATGCTGTAGAAAAAATTGTGAAATTTATACAAAATGGCGAATCAGTTGTTTTACTCTGTCTTGGAGATACTTCACTATTTGCAAGTTCTTCTAATATTTTGAGGTTAATAAAAAATAATCATGCTGAAATTATTACCAAAACAATACCTGGTATTTCCTCTATTTCAGCAGCAGCAGCTTTGAATGATTTTGATTTGGTAAAAAAAGGCGAGACATTGATCATCAAAGAATGCCCTTCTTCAGAATTTGAATTAACAACCCTAATTAGCGAAAGTAAGGGAAATAAAACGGTATTAGCAATTATGAAAGTTGGCAAAAGATGGCATTTAGTCAGGGAAATTTTAAAAAAAGAGGATATTATCGATACAACATTAATAGCTTTAAGTGTTGGGATGCCTGATCAAATTATTCAATATGCATCACAATATAAAAAGGAATTTATGCCTTATTTTTCTTTGATTTTGATAAGGTTCGATTAATGCAAAAAAAAGAAAAATTAGTTGAAAATAAATTTACATGGCCAATATGTAAGCATCTATTATTTCTTGTTCTCGAAGATAAGGTTAGTGATGTTTTTGTTTGTGAATTGGTTTGGGAAAGACTTTTTTATACTAGAGAAAAAACTTCAAATATTTGGGTTTCTAGTGCATTAACTCCTTCTTATTGGTCAGAAAAATTTGAAAAAGCTCCTCAAATCATTTCAGAGCGGCCAGCCTCAGTACATTTGACTCGATCAATTCCAAAAGACTATAAACAGGGATTGAAAAATTTTCTTAATTTTAAAGGTTACAAGATTCATGAACTCTATCCAAGAAGAACTAGAAGAGCGACGGCAGTCAATTGGTTAATTTATTGGGCGATTGAAAATGATTGTTTTTCAGAAGATAATGGATTAATGCCAAGTCCTAGTTCTCCCCCTGCTAATCCAGTTAAAGGACATTTTGGCGATCCAGAAATTAAATAAGTTTTTTTGAATAAGGTAAATGATTCTATTAAAGGTATAGTTGTAATGGATACTATTTTCTTTGGAGAGAAGAATTGATTCTTCCTACAATAGCAATTATCGGAAGACCGAACGTTGGGAAATCTACCTTAGTTAATCGTCTTTGCCAAAGTAATGATGCAATAGTATTTGATAAGCCTGGTGTTACAAGAGATAGAACTTATCAAAATGCTTCATGGGGAGGTAAGGAATTTCAAATAGTCGATACTGGAGGTTTAGTTTTTGATGACGAAAGTGAATTTCTCCCAGAGATAAGGACACAAGTCTTCTTGGCTCTAGAAGAGGCTTCACTTGCGTTACTGGTGGTAGATGGAAATCAAGGCGTTACTGATGGTGATTTATCAATAGCAAAATGGTTAAGAAACTCAAGCTGCAAAACAATTGTTGCTGTTAATAAATGCGAATCGACTACTTTAGGAATATCCCTAGCTTCAGAGTTCTGGAAATTAGGATTGGGCGAACCTAACCCTGTTTCAGCTATTCATGGTTCAGGTACTGGAGATCTTTTAGATCTCGTTATTGGCGAACTTCCTGAAAATAATATCCAGGATGATGAAGAAAAGATAATGATGTCAATTATTGGTAGGCCTAATGTTGGTAAATCTAGTTTGTTAAATTCAATCTGTGGAGAAAAAAGAGCAATAGTTAGTGATATTAGTGGCACGACAACTGATTCAATAGATACGCTTATTAAAAAAGGTGATAATAATTGGAAAATTATTGATACTGCAGGGATTAGAAGAAAGAAAAATGTTAAATATGGCACTGAATTCTTTGGTATTAATAGGGCTTTTAAATCTATAGATAGAAGTGATGTTTGTGTTTTAGTTATAGATGCTGTAGATGGAGTAACTGATCAAGACCAGAAGCTGGCTGGGCGCATAGAAGAACAAGGTAGAGCTTGTATAATTGTTGTTAATAAATGGGATCTTATAGAAAAAAATAGTTCAACAATTTATCAAGTAGAAAAAGAACTAAGATCTAAACTATATTTTTTACACTGGTCAAAAATGATTTTTATATCTGCCCTAACTGGTCAAAGGGTTGATAATATTTTTGAGCATGCTCTTAATGCTGTAAATCAACATAGAAGAAGAGTTACAACATCTGTAGTTAATGAAGTACTAAAAGAATCAATCAGTTGGAAAAGTCCTCCAACGAAGAGAAGCGGCAAGCAAGGTAGGCTTTATTACGGTACTCAAGTAAAGAACAAACCTCCCACTTTTACTCTTTTTGTAAATGACCCTAAATTATTCGGAATAACTTATAGAAGATATATTGAAAAACAAATTAGAGTAAATTTAGGCTTTGAAGGCACACCTCTAATTTTACTTTGGAGAGGAAAACAGCAAAGAGCTTTAAATAAAGAAGTCGAAAGAGAAAATATTGAGTTAATTCAAAAAGATTAATGAATTTGCTAACCAAATTTTCTGTTGGTCAATACGTTCATGGTAATAGAAGTTGGCTAAGAATTATAGATAGTAGATTAAAAATAATTATCGTAATGATATTTTTAATCACTCCAATCTGGGCAGGTCCAATATGGAGATTGAGTTTAGTCGGTATTTTACTATTAATTACTTTTTTAAGTTTATTACCATCTAGAGTATGGTGGCGATCATTAGTTTTCCTCTCATGTTTGTCACTTTTAATTGGATTTATATCAATAATTGCCTCTTCTGATATTCAATCTCTTGATGGCTACTTGAGAAATCCCAATGAGTTGCAAGTAGTACTGGAAAGCCAAAAAGAATGGAATATTTTGCAAATTCCTTCACAGAAGATATGGTTTATTAATTTTGGTCCCTATAACTTATCAAGAAAAGCCTTTGAACTAGGAATAAAAACCTCTACTTTGATATTTACCGTTATTCATAGTGTGAATTTGATGCTTTTAACCACATTGCAGGAAGACATTGTATGGGGATTAAGTTGGTTCATGTACCCATTAAGAAAGATTGGATTGCCAACTAGTAAGTGGCTTTTTCAGTTGTTAATTGCATTACGTTTTATTCCTCTAGTGCAGGAAGAACTTCAAAATATCATTAAATCAGTGTCAGTTAGATCAATAAATTTTCGAAATTTAGGATTAAAGAAATCCTTTAATGTTTTATTAATGTTAGTGGAAAGGTTATTTCAAAATATATTTCTGAGAATTGATCATGGAGCAGAATCACTACTCTCAAAGAAAAAAATTATTATAAAAACCAACAGATTTAGGACTCTTTATCCCTCAAAATCTCTCAATGTAATTGTTAATACATTATCGATTTGTTTTATTTGCATAGCAATTTTTCTTAGAAAACTGTATGGTGCATTATAAATAACACAATATTTTAGGTTTGAGTTCTGAGCGTTATTTAAACCATCCAACATTTGGCATGCTATACCAAGTTTCCCCTGGAAATGATGGGAGAGATATTTATGCGACTCTATATGCTCAAAAAATGTTTTTCTTAGTAGAAGTTCGACAGAGAGAAGTTTTTTTGAGGTTATACCTTATTTAGATGCCCGTAATCAGGCCGAATTAAACCTTCAAAAAGCTAAAAGAAAAGGATCTGAAGAACTATCTAAATGGGAGAATTTATTTACGCAAACTTTCTTATAAAATGTGAACTCTGCAAATTATTTAAAAATAAAAAATAAAATACCATCAAATATAAATATTCTTGCGGTGAGTAAAGGATTTAAAAGTCAAGAAATCAAGACTATTCAAAATATAGGTCAGAACGATTTTGGTGAAAGTAAGGTTCAAGAGGCGTTTGAAAAACAATTAACATTAAAAGAGCTTAAACAAATAAATTGGCACTTTATTGGAAGAATACAAAGTAATAAAATAAGAAAAATAGTTCAAAATTTTAAATATATTCATTCAGTAGATTCATTTGAAAAGTTGCAAAAGATTTCTAATATTTCACGTGAAGAGAAGAAAAAACCATTCATTATGTTGCAGGTTAAGTTGAGTGATGACCCTACTAAAGGAGGCTTTAATCCTGAATCTTTAATTTTGAAATGGACAGAAATTCAAGAGTTGAAAAATATTTCATTAACCGGTTTGATGACTATCAATCCTAAAGGACTTAGCCCTAAAGAAAATTTAGGATTGTTCAAAAAATGTCGCGCTCTCGCTGATTACCTGCAACTACCAGATTGTTCCATGGGGATGTCAGGTGATTGGGAGGAAGCTATTGACGCTGGATCAACTTGGTTAAGATTAGGAGCATTGATTTTTGGAGGCAGATCCTAATTAGTTATTTTTTTATAAAAATCTTATCTATAAACTTGCAGTAAAGTTCAACTAACGTTATTTAAGTATAGGTAGTTTATTCATTTAAAAAATGAATCTAATACTTAAGGTTCTTAAACCTTAGTAATTAATTTCAAGAGGATTTAAAAGGTGTCACTTATTTCTAGATTAAAGGCAGTTGTTGCAGGGGATGAGTATCTCGATGATGATTTTGATGAGTTGGATTATCCTTCAGAGGATGAATTAAATGATATTAATAATTTCAAACAAAATCCAAAGAATTCAAATGCCCTTGCAAATTCAAATCCATTCGATTTTATGAATAACAACAGATCATCAAAAGTAGTTGGTATGCCAGGAATCTCAAATTCATCCTCAGAAGTTAGCTTAATGGAACCAAGAAGTTTTGATGAGATGCCTCAAGCTATACAAGCATTAAGAGAGAGAAAAACTGTAATTCTCAATTTAACTATGATGGATCCTGATCAGGCTCAAAGAGCTGTTGATTTTATTGCTGGGGGAACATATGCAATTGATGGACATCAAGAGAGAGTCGGTGAAAGTATTTTTCTTTTTGCTCCAAGTTGTGTAAATGTAACTAGTTCTTCCCCAGAAGAAGCTTCTCCTTCTTCTGTGTCTACAGAAAACACACCACAATATAGTTTGGGCAAAAATACTACTCCTGAACCAGCATGGGGTAATTCTAAATTAAGTGCTTATTCATGATTAATCTGTGACAGATAAAATTGCGATTATTGGTTTTGGAAATATTGCAAGCGCTATAGTTACCCCTTTATTAGATAACAAATTAATTCAGCCAGAGAATGTTTTTTGTGTTGTTAATTCAGAAAAAAGTTTAGAAAACATAAAAAAAAATTATAAATATAAAATAAACGTTTATAAATCAGGTTCTAAAGAGTCAAAAATAATTTGGGATTGTCAATATAAACTTCTTTCGATAAAACCCCAACAATTAAAAGATATAAGTGAGGCCCATCAGATAAAAAATAAGGGCAATTTAATAGTTTCAATTCTTGCGGGGGTTTCAATAAATAAACTCACTCAAAAGTTTCCTAATCATAAATGTGTGAGAGTGGTTACAAATATTCCAATAACTATTGGAAAAGGTTTAACAGGAATTTCTTGGGGTGAAGAAATTACAGAAGATCAGAAACAATTTACAAAAAAATTATTTGAAAATACTAGTAAGATTTATGAATTTACTGAAGATTACCTTGATATATTTTTAGCTTTAACCTCATCTGGTCCTGCAATTATTGCTTTGATTATAGAAGCATTAAGTGATGGAGGATTAAGTGGGGGATTACCAAAAATAATTTCAGAGGAACTTGTTATGGAAATGATACTAGGGACTATTTGTTTAATAAAGGAAAATAAACTTACTACTTCTGAGCTCAAAAATTTAGTAACCTCTCCAGGTGGAACAACTATCTCTGCTTTAAGGGTTTTAGAAAAAAAGAGTGTAAGGTCAGCATTAATTGAATCAATAGTTTCAGCTAGTAATCGAAGTAAAGAGTTTCGTTAGTTTTTTCAATTATCTTTTAAGTTCATATAAACTTTTTCAAGTGAATTTATATTTTTAGTAATTGTGTATCTCTCAAGTACACGTTCTCTAGCTTTTTCGCCAAGATCTTTTGTAAATGAAGGGTGTTCTACAAGAATTGGGATTATAGTTTTTAATTGTGCAGCCACATTATCAGTTGAAATTACTATTCCTGCTCCGTTATCTAAAACTTCACCATCCGCTCCGGCATCTGTAGCTACGCATGCAGTACCAGCCGACATTGCCTCTAAAAGTGATAATGATAAACCTTCTACTAAGCTTGGCAAGAAAAATACTTCTGCTATTTGCATTATTGCTACCCTAGTTTCTAAATCTAATTCGGCACCCCACCAAATTAATTTCTCATTACCAAGGTTAGAAAAACTATTTTCAAGTGTTGGCTTCATTGGTCCATCCCCAACAATAACTAATTTGCAATTTTGAGTTCTTGTTTGGCGCCAAGAACGTAAAAGTGCCTCGATATTTTTTTCATTTGCAATCCTTCCCATGTATAAAAAGATTCTTTCATTGCCAAGTTTGTTTTTAACCTGATTATATTTTTTACTTTTTTCGCAAAAAGGTTTCCAAATATTTTCATCAACTCCGTTTGGAATAATTATTTGTTTTTCTTTAGGTACTCCTAATTTCTCAAGAACATTTTTTTGAGGTTCAGAAAAAATAATTATTTTATGGAACTTTGCTAAGGATGGAGCATAAAGTTGATACGTTAATTGTTGCGTGCTTGCAGTTAGATTTCTATTTTTTGCATCAAATGGTGGATGAAATGTTCCTATAAGGGGAACATTAATTTTAGTACAAAGCTCTGGCAGTCTAAAGTCTAAAGGAGACAAAGTTAGGCTTGCGTGTACTATGTCAGGCTTTAGTCTTTCCAATGATAGCCTTAGCTCTTTTTCTGCCCTTGGCGAGGGTATTGTATAAACTTGAGATTTAATTAAATATGGGAGACTTACATCAGGATCATTCGCAAGAAATAATGGTTTTGATGAATTTGAAGTAGAGGGATTATCGAAATGAATAAAACTAATTTTATGCCCTCTGGCCTTTAATTCCTGAGTAGTTGAATTACCGTAAGTTACATTTCCACAAAAAGGGGATTTTTTTCCCAACCAGGCAATATGAACCAAATTAATTGAATTAACTATTTATTAAGTTAACAGGCAAAGGCGCCATGATCATATTTTTTAAATTTTTTAATGCTTCATGAAAATGCTAACTATATATTTCTCTCAACATTTTTAGTGAAGATAGCTCCTTCTCTAATTGAGTAGAGATCCATGTCTCAATAATGAACAATATTTTAAGCCAGACTTTTTTGGGACCCAACAACTCTCCATTAGATTTTATTGGTAATTCTGGGAAAAGAAGTCTCTGTAATAGAGCAACTTCAGATGCATTTATTTTTAGATTACTTTGAGGATCTTCTATGGATGAAAACCCTTCACTTGGTAAAAAATAACAACTCCATTCCCAATTTCCTATAGGTGGAACAATAGGTTCTCCAGTTTTACAACAATGATGAATTGG encodes:
- the der gene encoding ribosome biogenesis GTPase Der, producing MILPTIAIIGRPNVGKSTLVNRLCQSNDAIVFDKPGVTRDRTYQNASWGGKEFQIVDTGGLVFDDESEFLPEIRTQVFLALEEASLALLVVDGNQGVTDGDLSIAKWLRNSSCKTIVAVNKCESTTLGISLASEFWKLGLGEPNPVSAIHGSGTGDLLDLVIGELPENNIQDDEEKIMMSIIGRPNVGKSSLLNSICGEKRAIVSDISGTTTDSIDTLIKKGDNNWKIIDTAGIRRKKNVKYGTEFFGINRAFKSIDRSDVCVLVIDAVDGVTDQDQKLAGRIEEQGRACIIVVNKWDLIEKNSSTIYQVEKELRSKLYFLHWSKMIFISALTGQRVDNIFEHALNAVNQHRRRVTTSVVNEVLKESISWKSPPTKRSGKQGRLYYGTQVKNKPPTFTLFVNDPKLFGITYRRYIEKQIRVNLGFEGTPLILLWRGKQQRALNKEVERENIELIQKD
- the proC gene encoding pyrroline-5-carboxylate reductase, which produces MTDKIAIIGFGNIASAIVTPLLDNKLIQPENVFCVVNSEKSLENIKKNYKYKINVYKSGSKESKIIWDCQYKLLSIKPQQLKDISEAHQIKNKGNLIVSILAGVSINKLTQKFPNHKCVRVVTNIPITIGKGLTGISWGEEITEDQKQFTKKLFENTSKIYEFTEDYLDIFLALTSSGPAIIALIIEALSDGGLSGGLPKIISEELVMEMILGTICLIKENKLTTSELKNLVTSPGGTTISALRVLEKKSVRSALIESIVSASNRSKEFR
- a CDS encoding tyrosine-type recombinase/integrase, encoding MATIRRSGSGWQVLIRRKNYVGPRSRNFLSRDLAESWADAVEERTKKVLNDTPVTLGEAINDYINGPLLLHRSAENEKYPLRVTAESWLGDIPLSDLQIKHFAVWRDERLLKVKPNTVMRELRILRVLIDWARDERGAEIKDNPARQLRVRGTGDARAPFLTNEDEKRLLFELSQMSNQNHLRLTKLALTTGFRRSELLSLTWRNIDLKKKLLYIYRKNCAAIDNSSGMRLVPFPEKAQKILEELQGRDGKVIELSKGAARNGFDKARKKAGLETLRFHDLRHIAISRMWRSGMSALEISACSGHRDIKMLMRYSHFQLSI
- a CDS encoding tRNA-(ms[2]io[6]A)-hydroxylase, producing the protein MLVDFKRPISHIKYLKSFTSDEWIKLALSNPIEVLIDHAHCERKAAGVAIQLMFRYPSEPNLAEVLSPIAREELEHFEKILYFLKDLGYSLESLKPPPYGAELSKNIRKEEPNRMLDSFLIAGLIEARSHERLSLLALNSEDKSFKSLYESLLESEARHFGVYWKLAQTKFSKNQTFKRLEELSEIEASILAETYLLPRVHS
- a CDS encoding YggS family pyridoxal phosphate-dependent enzyme; translation: MNSANYLKIKNKIPSNINILAVSKGFKSQEIKTIQNIGQNDFGESKVQEAFEKQLTLKELKQINWHFIGRIQSNKIRKIVQNFKYIHSVDSFEKLQKISNISREEKKKPFIMLQVKLSDDPTKGGFNPESLILKWTEIQELKNISLTGLMTINPKGLSPKENLGLFKKCRALADYLQLPDCSMGMSGDWEEAIDAGSTWLRLGALIFGGRS
- the aroQ gene encoding type II 3-dehydroquinate dehydratase, coding for MNILLINGPNLNLLGTREPEIYGNKTLSDIEKDLTKVAKEKSINLECFQSNYEGEIVDKIQESVKSIQGILINAGAFTHTSISIRDALVGSKIPFVELHISNIFSREDFRKESFLTDKAIGIISGFGISSYSLALEGIIGYLSSKD
- the cobI gene encoding precorrin-2 C(20)-methyltransferase, whose amino-acid sequence is MIINKFLSLLNRYKTDLPTFTIVGVGPGDPSLLTIAAVDAIKKAKVIVFPISDDNKKSFAAEIVKKYTKFKKNIPILFPMARKDFDPDEIWSNAVEKIVKFIQNGESVVLLCLGDTSLFASSSNILRLIKNNHAEIITKTIPGISSISAAAALNDFDLVKKGETLIIKECPSSEFELTTLISESKGNKTVLAIMKVGKRWHLVREILKKEDIIDTTLIALSVGMPDQIIQYASQYKKEFMPYFSLILIRFD
- a CDS encoding DUF1823 family protein; amino-acid sequence: MQKKEKLVENKFTWPICKHLLFLVLEDKVSDVFVCELVWERLFYTREKTSNIWVSSALTPSYWSEKFEKAPQIISERPASVHLTRSIPKDYKQGLKNFLNFKGYKIHELYPRRTRRATAVNWLIYWAIENDCFSEDNGLMPSPSSPPANPVKGHFGDPEIK
- a CDS encoding cell division protein SepF, giving the protein MSLISRLKAVVAGDEYLDDDFDELDYPSEDELNDINNFKQNPKNSNALANSNPFDFMNNNRSSKVVGMPGISNSSSEVSLMEPRSFDEMPQAIQALRERKTVILNLTMMDPDQAQRAVDFIAGGTYAIDGHQERVGESIFLFAPSCVNVTSSSPEEASPSSVSTENTPQYSLGKNTTPEPAWGNSKLSAYS
- a CDS encoding glycosyltransferase family 4 protein; amino-acid sequence: MVHIAWLGKKSPFCGNVTYGNSTTQELKARGHKISFIHFDNPSTSNSSKPLFLANDPDVSLPYLIKSQVYTIPSPRAEKELRLSLERLKPDIVHASLTLSPLDFRLPELCTKINVPLIGTFHPPFDAKNRNLTASTQQLTYQLYAPSLAKFHKIIIFSEPQKNVLEKLGVPKEKQIIIPNGVDENIWKPFCEKSKKYNQVKNKLGNERIFLYMGRIANEKNIEALLRSWRQTRTQNCKLVIVGDGPMKPTLENSFSNLGNEKLIWWGAELDLETRVAIMQIAEVFFLPSLVEGLSLSLLEAMSAGTACVATDAGADGEVLDNGAGIVISTDNVAAQLKTIIPILVEHPSFTKDLGEKARERVLERYTITKNINSLEKVYMNLKDN
- a CDS encoding energy-coupling factor transporter transmembrane component T family protein, whose product is MNLLTKFSVGQYVHGNRSWLRIIDSRLKIIIVMIFLITPIWAGPIWRLSLVGILLLITFLSLLPSRVWWRSLVFLSCLSLLIGFISIIASSDIQSLDGYLRNPNELQVVLESQKEWNILQIPSQKIWFINFGPYNLSRKAFELGIKTSTLIFTVIHSVNLMLLTTLQEDIVWGLSWFMYPLRKIGLPTSKWLFQLLIALRFIPLVQEELQNIIKSVSVRSINFRNLGLKKSFNVLLMLVERLFQNIFLRIDHGAESLLSKKKIIIKTNRFRTLYPSKSLNVIVNTLSICFICIAIFLRKLYGAL